In Zygosaccharomyces rouxii strain CBS732 chromosome D complete sequence, one DNA window encodes the following:
- the RHO4 gene encoding Rho family GTPase RHO4 (similar to uniprot|Q00246 Saccharomyces cerevisiae YKR055W RHO4 Non-essential small GTPase of the Rho/Rac subfamily of Ras-like proteins likely to be involved in the establishment of cell polarity), translating into MSFDMANNDLFKPPLPQHGADCYSAISQDSIPVGGSSTALEGNATPAPFSRTLSSITSYEQVKRTNKMPDCHLKIVVVGDGAVGKTCLLISYVQRRFPTDYVPTVFENYVTRIQGPQNKIIELALWDTAGQEEYSRLRPLSYSEVDILLVCYAANNPTSLQNVDDLWFPEVTHFCPDVPIMLVGLKSDLYANDDTSNLVDPREAESLALKLGAFSHIQCSAKTRNNVELVFTTAMDTALHDTLYEPKDNSSGTKNPFKRKSTAGGKKAIRKHKCIIL; encoded by the coding sequence ATGAGTTTCGATATGGCGAATAACGATCTTTTTAAACCACCTCTTCCTCAACACGGTGCGGATTGTTATAGTGCTATTTCTCAAGATAGTATTCCTGTTGGTGGATCATCTACGGCTCTAGAGGGCAATGCTACTCCTGCACCTTTTTCAAGGACTCTTTCATCGATTACTAGCTATGAACAGGTGAAAAGGACAAATAAGATGCCAGATTGCCATCTCAAGATAGTTGTTGTCGGCGATGGTGCAGTTGGTAAAACGTGTTTATTGATTTCGTATGTGCAAAGGAGATTTCCAACTGATTATGTTCCTACTGTTTTTGAGAATTACGTGACGAGGATTCAGGGCCcacaaaataaaattatagAATTGGCTCTTTGGGATACTGCTGGACAGGAAGAGTACAGTAGACTGCGGCCTTTGTCCTATTCCGAAGTTGATATTCTGTTAGTTTGTTATGCTGCGAACAACCCGAcatctttacaaaatgtgGACGATTTATGGTTCCCAGAGGTAACACATTTTTGCCCCGATGTGCCCATTATGTTGGTTGGACTAAAATCTGATCTTTATGCAAATGATGACACCAGCAATTTGGTTGATCCAAGAGAAGCTGAATCATTGGCATTAAAATTGGGAGCGTTTTCACATATTCAATGTTCAGCCAAGACTAGAAATAACGTAGAACTAGTTTTCACCACAGCAATGGATACAGCACTACATGATACTTTGTATGAGCCGAAAGacaattcttctggaaCAAAAAATCCATTTAAGAGGAAAAGTACCGCGGGAGGCAAGAAAGCCATTCGGAAACATAAATGCATTATCCTTTGA
- a CDS encoding 40S ribosomal protein eS21 (highly similar to uniprot|P05760 Saccharomyces cerevisiae YJL136C) translates to MENDKGQLVELYVPRKCSATNRIIKAKDHGSVQINIAKVDEEGRAIPGEYITYALCGYVRARGEGDDSLNRLAQNDGLLKNVWSYSR, encoded by the exons ATGGAGAACGATAAGGGCCAACTA GTCGAACTTTACGTTCCAAGAAAGTGTTCTGCCACCAACAGAATTATCAAGGCCAAGGACCACGGTTCCGTCCAAATCAACATTGCTAAGGTTGATGAGGAAGGCCGTGCCATCCCAGGTGAATACATCACTTACGCCCTATGTGGTTACGTCAGAGCTAgaggtgaaggtgatgattCTTTGAACCGTTTGGCTCAAAACGACGGTTTGTTGAAGAACGTCTGGTCTTACTCCCGTTAA
- a CDS encoding glycosyltransferase family 8 protein (weakly similar to uniprot|P47011 Saccharomyces cerevisiae YJL137C) — MSGQQLAIATLLYSAAYLPGVFTLGYQLKKLRGGKDVALLLLVSRDLYRDVLTELSLDILRKLFTDIIIVDPIQGTAGNNENLKLLNRPELHFTLVKARLWELNYDRVLYLDGDTLPLSTDVFNLFENYPINQNQIAGAPDVGWPDMFNSGVLLLAPDKELAQSLQKFISDTVSMDGADQGVLNQFFNAHCSRGIENIEQRWIRLPFVYNVTMPNYGYQSSPATKFFKKQIKLVHFIGENKPWKGWCGDEDSYSSQWNKVFLEFQSEYDLARYMKGLKLETSSSAWLESMTQSQQEPERVFPDQRTQQPVHITPIAPITSFTPTAPSAPTASTTSFTPTSPTISTTPTAPTTFTSPSTTLKKDRSIGIMSPEEPKPTPVSVERVFPEDSLEPEERAFPYDLRDWRSRFFSTKNEKNNH; from the coding sequence ATGAGTGGGCAACAATTGGCTATTGCTACTCTTCTATATTCTGCAGCTTACCTCCCCGGTGTCTTTACGCTTGGTtatcaattgaagaagcttCGAGGCGGCAAAGACGTTGCACTGTTGCTTCTTGTTTCTAGAGATCTTTACCGAGACGTCTTAACGGAGCTTTCGCTAGATATTCTGCGTAAACTTTTCACTGATATCATTATTGTAGATCCAATTCAGGGTACTGCTGGCAACAATGagaatttaaaattgttgaatagGCCTGAGCTGCATTTTACCCTTGTTAAGGCAAGATTATGGGAATTAAACTACGATCGAGTCTTGTACTTGGACGGTGACACCTTACCATTGAGTACTGATGTTTTCAacctttttgaaaattatccaataaaccaaaatcaaattgCAGGAGCTCCCGATGTTGGTTGGCCAGACATGTTTAACAGTGGTGTCTTACTATTAGCACctgataaagaattagCACAATCATTGCAAAAATTTATTTCTGATACCGTTTCGATGGATGGGGCTGATCAAGGTGTCttaaatcaattcttcaatgcCCATTGTAGcagaggaattgaaaatatAGAACAGAGGTGGATACGATTACCGTTCGTCTATAACGTTACGATGCCCAATTATGGCTATCAAAGTTCCCCAGccaccaaattctttaagAAACAGATTAAGTTAGTTCACTTCATCGGGGAAAATAAACCTTGGAAAGGTTGGTGTGGTGATGAAGACAGTTATTCTAGCCAATGGAATAAGGTGTTTCTAGAATTTCAATCTGAATACGACCTTGCACGATACATGAAGGGTCTCAAATTAGAAACAAGTTCATCTGCTTGGTTGGAATCCATGACTCAATCTCAACAGGAACCCGAAAGAGTCTTTCCAGATCAACGAACACAACAGCCTGTTCATATCACCCCCATTGCTCCTATCACTTCTTTTACTCCTACTGCTCCCTCTGCTCCTACTGCTTCCACCACTTCTTTCACACCCACCTCTCCTACCATTTCTACCACTCCCACTGCTCCCACCACTTTTACCAGCCCTTCCACTACTTTAAAGAAAGACAGAAGTATAGGAATTATGTCTCCCGAAGAACCAAAGCCTACCCCTGTTAGTGTAGAAAGAGTCTTCCCCGAAGACAGTTTGGAGCCAGAAGAAAGAGCCTTCCCATATGACTTACGAGATTGGAGAAGTAGATTCTTCTCAACTAAAAATGAGAAGAATAATCACTAA
- the UTP30 gene encoding Utp30p (similar to uniprot|P36144 Saccharomyces cerevisiae YKR060W UTP30 Possible U3 snoRNP protein involved in maturation of pre-18S rRNA based on computational analysis of large-scale protein-protein interaction data), translated as MVKIDEELSNRALSSLLKHCSTDESLRNDKDVQVIINASKKIGIKNDHTPRIIPLRESKLHRPKDLRILLITKDPSTTYRESLAKDETTTDLFKEILSIKNLKRRFRGVKSIQLYKEFDLIVADFRVHHLLPDVLGSKFYHGTKKLPYVIRMTRPYDKSKTSQDCDSAFVRAQLRSICKNTSYVPNSDNCLGVRIGRVGKHSTQEMVENIKDVVNFLTDKSKRPQGGVIRDGISSMFVKTTNSPSLPIYGEQK; from the coding sequence ATGGTCAAGATTGATGAAGAGCTATCAAATAGAGCTTTAAGCTCTCTACTGAAACACTGCTCTACCGATGAGTCTCTTCGAAATGATAAAGATGTTCAGGTAATCATCAATGCTTCGAAGAAAATAggaattaaaaatgatcACACCCCAAGGATAATCCCCTTGAGGGAATCTAAGTTACATAGGCCTAAGGATCTTCGTATTCTGCTAATCACTAAAGATCCTTCTACCACTTATAGAGAATCTTTAGCCAAAGATGAAACTACCACTGATctctttaaagaaataCTCAGTATAAAAAACTTAAAACGTCGATTTAGAGGTGTTAAATCTATTcaactttacaaagaatttgatttaATAGTAGCGGATTTTAGagttcatcatctgttACCAGATGTCCTAGGTAGTAAATTTTACCACGGTACTAAGAAACTTCCATACGTGATACGCATGACAAGACCATATGACAAGTCCAAGACCTCACAGGATTGTGATTCGGCATTTGTAAGAGCTCAATTGAGAAGTATCTGCAAAAATACCAGTTATGTACCCAACAGTGACAATTGCCTTGGCGTGCGCATAGGAAGAGTAGGAAAACATAGTACACAAGAAATGGTGGAAAACATTAAAGATGTGGTTAATTTCCTCACAGATAAGAGTAAAAGACCACAAGGGGGAGTTATTAGAGATGGAATTTCCTCTATGTTTGTCAAGACGACGAATAGCCCTAGTTTACCAATATACGGCGAACAAAAGTAA
- the TRM2 gene encoding tRNA (uracil(54)-C(5))-methyltransferase (similar to uniprot|P33753 Saccharomyces cerevisiae YKR056W TRM2 tRNA methyltransferase 5-methylates the uridine residue at position 54 of tRNAs and may also have a role in tRNA stabilization or maturation previously thought to be an endo-exonuclease): MIAWKSVIRPIKTVLRSRINSIGCYSILKSNMTTVADSTAEINNNKRQLGNSAPNRKPKKPKLRRYKAKKADPTGPLGVLEFEIDELLQEHGLKREEVKNDVSAILNDVPRLSGPMTRAYHRVVNNIKVLRNASNGEGMALIENPVETGKKQIALIPFGLVGDVVNINVYKTHPYHVETDLLDVVEKSPMRKDELITCKYFGKCSGCQFQFLTYERQLELKRNTIVNAYRYFAPRLVVEKLVQEVGETIGSPLKLGYRTKLTPHFDMPRRKQLEDRPPLGFGQKGKQKWRKDNLEIGGTGSILDIEECPIGTPAVNMGMSNERQKFDTDYQNYRKGATILLRENTTILNGSEETREQLMDNGSKNEQGEISFVETEDKEKDIKLAKTCVTNTRQVVREYVDGYTFKFSAGEFFQNNNSILPLVTKYVRENLQIPNSEPNAPNYLVDAYCGSGLFSICSSKGVAKVTGVEISADSVSFAETNAKNNGVENCKFIVGKAEKLFESIDTPNDRTSVILDPPRKGCDELFMRQLSEYYPARIVYISCNVHSQARDVEFFLKDTERGKDYKIESLRGFDFFPQTHHVESVCVMSRV; encoded by the coding sequence ATGATAGCTTGGAAGAGTGTAATTAGGCCAATAAAAACTGTTCTGAGGTCTAGGATTAACTCGATTGGTTGCTATTCTATTCTCAAATCTAATATGACAACCGTAGCTGATAGCACGGCCGAAatcaataataataaaagacAATTAGGTAACTCAGCGCCAAATAGGAAGCCTAAAAAGCCAAAGTTGAGGAGATACAAGGCTAAAAAAGCAGATCCTACTGGCCCCCTTGGTGTATTAGAATTCGAAATCGATgaacttttacaagaacatGGTTTGAAGCGTgaagaagtgaaaaatgATGTATCTGCCATTTTAAACGATGTTCCCAGACTCAGTGGGCCCATGACTCGAGCTTATCATAGGGTGGTGAATAATATAAAAGTCCTCAGAAATGCATCTAATGGTGAAGGTATGGCTCTTATCGAAAACCCTGTAGAAACTGGAAAAAAGCAAATCGCTTTAATACCATTTGGACTCGTGGGAGATGTGGTAAATATAAATGTTTACAAGACACATCCTTATCATGTGGAAACTGATCTATTGGATGTTGTGGAAAAGTCGCCAATGAGAAAAGATGAGTTGATTACATGTAAATATTTTGGTAAGTGCTCAGGATgccaattccaatttttgacCTACGAGAGACAATtagagttgaaaagaaatacaATTGTTAATGCTTATAGATATTTTGCACCAAGGTTAGTAGTAGAAAAGTTGGTACAAGAAGTTGGGGAAACTATTGGTTCACCACTAAAATTGGGTTACAGAACCAAATTAACGCCACATTTTGACATGCCCCGCAGGAAACAATTGGAGGATAGACCACCATTAGGGTTTGGTCAAAAGGGTAAACAGAAATGGCGGAAAGATAACCTGGAAATAGGTGGTACTGGTTCCATTCTTGACATCGAAGAGTGTCCAATTGGTACACCGGCGGTAAATATGGGTATGTCCAATGAAAGGCAAAAATTCGACACTGATTACCAAAATTACAGAAAAGGTGcaacaattcttttgagAGAAAACACAACAATCTTGAATGGATCTGAAGAAACTAGAGAACAATTGATGGATAATGGCTCTAAAAATGAACaaggtgaaatttcatttgtAGAGACTGAAGATAAGGAAAAGGACATAAAACTAGCCAAAACTTGTGTCACAAACACTAGACAAGTCGTTAGGGAGTACGTGGATGGTTATACGTTTAAATTTAGCGCGGGTGAATTCTTCCAGAATAATAATTCGATCCTACCATTGGTAACCAAATACGTGAGagaaaatttacaaatCCCCAATTCGGAACCCAACGCTCCTAATTATCTGGTGGATGCTTACTGCGGATCAGGGCTATTCAGTATTTGCAGCTCTAAAGGTGTTGCAAAGGTAACAGGTGTAGAAATTTCCGCTGATAGTGTCTCATTTGCTGAGACTAACGCAAAGAACAATGGTGTAGAAAACTGTAAATTCATTGTTGGTAAAGCGGAGAAATTATTCGAATCTATTGATACACCAAATGATAGAACTTCAGTGATTCTCGATCCTCCTCGTAAGGGCTGCGATGAATTATTTATGAGACAATTGTCAGAATACTATCCTGCAAGAATTGTTTACATCTCTTGTAACGTCCATTCACAAGCAAGAGATGTGGAATTTTTCTTAAAAGACACAGAAAGGGGTAAAGATTACAAGATTGAAAGTTTAAGAGGATTCGATTTTTTCCCCCAAACTCACCATGTAGAAAGTGTATGCGTTATGTCAAGGGTTTGA
- a CDS encoding glycosyltransferase family 15 protein (similar to uniprot|P33550 Saccharomyces cerevisiae YKR061W KTR2 Mannosyltransferase involved in N-linked protein glycosylation member of the KRE2/MNT1 mannosyltransferase family) produces MLRNQTRRPFVVIIFLLALFGLYLTYILSLVLLNCLEGSRIEKDLFERSREVAEKYQSHRGRHFKKPLKLSSNSYDDEMNGFTFHKVPQRENATLLMLVRNWELNGALKSMRSLEDRFNRDYHYDWTFLNDEPFDDAFIEATTAMASGKTQYALVPPEHWNRPNWIDEEEFERRLQLMEEKGVLYGGTRSYRNMCRFNSGYFFRQKVLEPYDYYFRVEPDVEYYCDFPYDPFKVMRRNNKKYGFVIAIYEYEDTIPTLWDAVEEFIEDNKEIVDMENNSYDFITDSEVVGTFTPIVDSNSDYNLCHFWSNFEIGDLNFFRSERYKKYFEYLDSKGGFYYERWGDAPVHSIGVSLLLNRDEIIHFDELAYYHNPYYTCPASHNMRIQQRCQCNPHEDGHVDIDPNSCLMRWWKNGAGKTFLKDDQ; encoded by the coding sequence ATGTTAAGAAATCAAACAAGAAGACCATTTGTGGTGATTATATTCCTGCTAGCGTTATTTGGGCTTTACCTCACCTACATACTATCATTGGTATTATTGAACTGCCTCGAAGGTAGCAGGATAGAAAAAGATCTTTTTGAGAGATCAAGAGAAGTCGCTGAAAAGTATCAGTCACATAGAGGTCGTCATTTCAAAAAACCGTTGAAATTGTCGAGTAACAGTTACgatgatgagatgaatGGATTCACTTTCCACAAAGTTCCCCAAAGGGAAAACGCCACTCTGTTGATGCTGGTACGCAACTGGGAGTTAAATGGAGCACTGAAATCTATGAGATCTCTCGAGGACAGGTTCAACAGAGATTATCACTATGACTGGACCTTTTTGAACGATGAACCCTTTGACGATGCCTTTATAGAAGCTACTACAGCGATGGCAAGTGGGAAAACGCAATATGCATTGGTACCCCCAGAACATTGGAATCGTCCCAATTGGATCGATGAGGAGGAATTCGAAAGACGTCTACAATTAATGGAAGAGAAAGGTGTACTCTATGGTGGAACTCGTTCCTACCGTAATATGTGTCGGTTTAACTCTGGTTACTTCTTTAGACAAAAAGTATTAGAGCCTTACGATTACTACTTCCGTGTGGAACCTGATGTGGAATACTACTGTGATTTCCCTTACGATCCTTTTAAAGTGATGAGACGaaacaacaagaaataTGGGTTTGTAATTGCAATTTACGAGTATGAGGATACGATTCCCACTTTATGGGATGCAGTAGAGGAGTTTATTGAGGataataaagaaattgtgGATATGGAAAACAATTCGTACGACTTCATTACAGACTCTGAAGTAGTAGGAACTTTTACACCAATTGTGGATTCGAACAGTGATTATAACTTGTGCCATTTCTGGTCAAACTTTGAAATCGGTGACCTAAACTTCTTCAGAAGTGAAAGATACAAGAAGtattttgaatatttggaCTCCAAAGGTGGATTTTATTATGAAAGATGGGGTGACGCACCCGTTCATAGTATTGGTGTTTCACTTTTACTAAACCGCGATGAAATTATACATTTTGATGAGTTAGCTTACTATCATAACCCTTATTATACATGTCCCGCTTCACATAATATGAGAATCCAACAGAGGTGCCAGTGTAATCCTCATGAGGATGGCCATGTTGATATTGATCCCAATAGTTGTTTGATGAGATGGTGGAAAAATGGTGCTGGGAAAACTTTTCTCAAAGA
- a CDS encoding uncharacterized protein (highly similar to uniprot|P10081 Saccharomyces cerevisiae YKR059W TIF1 translation initiation factor eIF4A), whose translation MSEGITELEESQIQTNYDKVVYKFDDMNLKPELLRGVFGYGFEEPSAIQQRAILPIIEAHDVLAQAQSGTGKTGTFSIAALQRIDVNVKAPQALMLAPTRELALQIQKVVIALAFHMDIKVHACIGGTSFQEDAEGLRDAQIVVGTPGRVFDNIQRRKFKTDHIKMFILDEADEMLSSGFKEQIYQIFTLLPPTTQVVLLSATMPNDVLEVTTKFMRNPVRILVKKDELTLEGIQQFYINVEEELYKYDCLTDLYDSISVTQAVIFCNTRRKVEELTQKLRADSFTVSSIYSDLPQQERDVIMKEFRSGSSRILISTDLLARGIDVQQVSLVINYDLPTNKENYIHRIGRGGRFGRKGVAINFVTNEDVGAMRDLEKFYSTQIEELPANIAELFN comes from the coding sequence ATGTCTGAAGGTATTACTGAGTTAGAAGAATCTCAAATTCAAACCAACTATGACAAGGTTGTCTACAAGTTCGATGACATGAACTTGAAGCCTGAGTTGTTGAGAGGTGTTTTCGGTTACGGTTTTGAAGAACCATCTGCTATTCAACAACGTGCTATCTTGCCTATCATCGAAGCTCATGACGTTTTGGCTCAAGCTCAATctggtactggtaagacTGGTACTTTCTCCATTGCTGCTTTGCAAAGAATCGATGTTAACGTTAAGGCTCCACAAGCTCTAATGTTGGCACCAACCAGAGAATTGGCTTTGCAAATCCAAAAGGTTGTCATCGCTTTGGCTTTCCACATGGACATCAAGGTACATGCATGTATCGGTGGTACTTCTTTCCAAGAAGATGCTGAAGGTTTGAGAGATGCTCAAATTGTTGTCGGTACTCCAGGTCGTGTTTTCGACAACATCCAAAGACGTAAATTCAAGACTGATCACATCAAGATGTTCATCTTGgatgaagctgatgaaATGTTGTCATCTGGTTTCAAGGAACAAATCTACCAAATTTTCACCCTTTTGCCACCAACTACTCAAGTGGTTCTATTGTCCGCTACTATGCCAAATGATGTGCTAGAAGTTACTACTAAATTTATGAGAAACCCAGTCAGAATTTTGGTTAAGAAGGATGAATTGACCTTGGAAGGTATTCAACAATTCTACATCAacgttgaagaagaactaTACAAATACGACTGTTTGACCGATTTGTACGACTCTATCTCTGTCACTCAAGCTGTTATTTTCTGTAACACCAGAAGAAAGGTCGAAGAATTGACCCAAAAATTGAGAGCTGATAGTTTCACTGTTTCTTCTATCTACTCCGATTTGCCACAACAAGAAAGAGATGTTATCATGAAGGAATTCAGAAGTGGTTCTTCTAGAATTTTGATCTCTACTGATTTGTTGGCTAGAGGTATCGATGTTCAACAAGTCTCTTTGGTTATTAACTACGACCTACCAACCAACAAAGAAAACTACATTCACAGAATCGGTAGAGGTGGTCGTTTCGGTAGAAAGGGTGTTGCCATCAACTTCGTTACCAACGAAGATGTTGGTGCTATGAGAGACTTGGAGAAGTTCTACTCTACCCAAATCGAAGAATTACCAGCTAACATTGCtgaattgttcaattga